One region of Streptomyces leeuwenhoekii genomic DNA includes:
- the zwf gene encoding glucose-6-phosphate dehydrogenase: MSSGNPLRDPADRRLPRIAGPSGLVIFGVTGDLSRKKLMPAVYDLANRGLLPPGFSLVGFARRDWEHEDFAQVVHDAVKEHARTPFREEVWQQLIQGMRFVQGTFDDDDAFERLRATIQELDAAQGTGGNFAFYLSVPPSSFPVVIQQLKKHGLADQTGGSWRRAVIEKPFGHDLKSAEELNAIVHEVFAPDQVFRIDHYLGKETVQNILALRFANQMFEPIWNRSFVDHVQITMAEDIGIGGRAGYYDGIGAARDVIQNHLLQLLALTAMEEPASFDADALAAEKTKVLGAVKLPKDLGRDTVRAQYTAGWQGGAKVIGYLDEEGIDPKSKTDTYAAIKLGIDNRRWAGVPFYLRTGKRLGRRVTEIAVVFQRAPHSPFDTTATEELGSNAIVIRVQPDEGVTVRFGSKVPGTSMEIRDVSMDFAYGESFTESSPEAYERLILDVLLGDANLFPRTEEVELSWKILDPIEEYWDAHGAPARYPAGTWGPVEADQMLQRDGRSWRRP; the protein is encoded by the coding sequence TTGTCAAGCGGCAACCCGCTGCGTGACCCCGCCGACCGACGGCTCCCGCGTATCGCGGGGCCGTCGGGCCTGGTCATCTTCGGTGTCACGGGCGATCTGTCACGGAAGAAGCTCATGCCCGCCGTGTACGACCTCGCCAACCGGGGTCTGCTGCCGCCGGGCTTCTCCCTGGTGGGCTTCGCCCGCCGTGACTGGGAGCACGAGGACTTCGCCCAGGTCGTGCACGACGCGGTCAAGGAGCACGCGCGCACGCCGTTCCGGGAGGAGGTCTGGCAGCAGCTCATCCAGGGCATGCGTTTCGTCCAGGGCACCTTCGACGACGACGACGCGTTCGAACGGCTGCGGGCCACCATCCAAGAGCTGGACGCCGCGCAGGGCACGGGGGGCAACTTCGCCTTCTACCTCTCCGTGCCGCCGAGCTCCTTCCCGGTGGTCATCCAGCAGCTCAAGAAGCACGGTCTGGCCGACCAGACCGGCGGTTCCTGGCGGCGCGCGGTGATCGAGAAGCCGTTCGGCCACGATCTGAAGTCGGCCGAGGAGCTCAACGCCATCGTCCACGAGGTCTTCGCCCCGGACCAGGTCTTCCGCATCGACCACTACCTGGGCAAGGAGACCGTCCAGAACATCCTGGCGCTGCGCTTCGCCAACCAGATGTTCGAGCCGATCTGGAACCGGTCCTTCGTCGACCATGTGCAGATCACGATGGCCGAGGACATCGGCATCGGCGGCCGGGCCGGTTACTACGACGGCATCGGCGCCGCCCGCGACGTCATCCAGAACCACCTGCTCCAGTTGCTCGCGCTGACCGCGATGGAGGAGCCCGCCTCCTTCGACGCCGACGCGCTGGCGGCGGAGAAGACCAAGGTGCTGGGCGCGGTGAAGCTGCCGAAGGACCTGGGCCGCGACACCGTACGCGCCCAGTACACGGCCGGCTGGCAGGGCGGCGCGAAGGTCATCGGTTACCTCGACGAGGAGGGCATCGACCCCAAGTCGAAGACCGACACCTACGCCGCGATCAAGCTGGGCATCGACAACCGCCGCTGGGCGGGCGTCCCCTTCTACCTGCGCACCGGCAAGCGGCTGGGCCGCCGGGTGACGGAGATCGCGGTCGTCTTCCAGCGGGCCCCGCACTCGCCCTTCGACACGACGGCCACGGAGGAGCTGGGCTCCAACGCGATCGTCATCCGTGTCCAGCCCGACGAGGGCGTCACGGTCCGCTTCGGCTCCAAGGTGCCGGGCACGTCGATGGAGATCCGGGACGTGTCGATGGACTTCGCCTACGGCGAGTCGTTCACCGAGTCCAGCCCGGAGGCGTACGAGCGGCTCATCCTGGACGTGCTGCTCGGTGACGCGAACCTCTTCCCGCGCACGGAGGAGGTCGAGCTGTCCTGGAAGATCCTCGACCCGATCGAGGAGTACTGGGACGCCCACGGCGCGCCCGCCCGGTACCCGGCCGGCACATGGGGGCCCGTCGAGGCGGACCAGATGCTTCAGCGAGACGGACGGAGCTGGCGCCGGCCATGA
- the tal gene encoding transaldolase, which yields MTDALKRLSDEGVAIWLDDLSRKRITSGNLAELIDQQHVVGVTTNPTIFQKAISEGDGYDLQLSDLAARKVTVEEAIRMITTADVRDAADILRPVFDATGGKDGRVSIEVDPRLAHHTKATVAEAKQLAWLVDRPNTLIKIPATEAGIPAIAEVIGLGISVNVTLIFSLERYRKVMDAFLTGLEKAKERGLDLSQIHSVASFFVSRVDTEIDKRIDALGTDEAKALRGKAAIANARLAYQAYEEVFSSDRWNALEKAGANKQRPLWASTGVKDKAYDDTMYVTELVAPNTVNTMPEATLLATEDHGEITGDTVSGTYEQARADLDAIERLGISYDEVVQLLEDEGVDKFEASWNDLLKSTEAELKRLAPAEG from the coding sequence ATGACAGACGCACTCAAGCGCCTCTCCGATGAAGGCGTCGCGATCTGGCTGGACGACCTGTCCCGCAAGCGGATCACGTCCGGCAACCTGGCCGAGCTGATCGACCAGCAGCACGTCGTGGGCGTCACCACCAACCCGACGATCTTCCAGAAGGCGATCAGCGAGGGCGACGGCTACGACCTCCAGCTCTCCGACCTGGCCGCCCGCAAGGTCACCGTCGAAGAGGCCATCCGCATGATCACCACGGCGGACGTCCGCGACGCCGCCGACATCCTGCGCCCGGTCTTCGACGCCACCGGCGGCAAGGACGGCCGGGTCTCCATCGAGGTCGACCCGCGCCTGGCGCACCACACCAAGGCCACGGTCGCCGAGGCCAAGCAGCTGGCGTGGCTGGTGGACCGGCCCAACACGCTCATCAAGATCCCCGCCACCGAGGCGGGCATCCCGGCGATCGCCGAGGTCATCGGCCTGGGCATCAGCGTCAACGTCACGCTGATCTTCTCGCTGGAGCGCTACCGCAAGGTCATGGACGCCTTCCTGACCGGCCTGGAGAAGGCCAAGGAGCGCGGTCTGGACCTGTCGCAGATCCACTCCGTGGCGTCCTTCTTCGTGTCCCGTGTGGACACCGAGATCGACAAGCGGATCGACGCCCTGGGCACCGACGAGGCCAAGGCGCTGCGCGGCAAGGCCGCCATCGCCAACGCGCGTCTGGCCTACCAGGCGTACGAGGAGGTCTTCTCCTCCGACCGCTGGAACGCCCTGGAGAAGGCGGGCGCCAACAAGCAGCGTCCGCTGTGGGCCTCCACCGGCGTGAAGGACAAGGCGTACGACGACACCATGTACGTCACCGAGCTGGTGGCGCCCAACACGGTGAACACCATGCCGGAGGCCACCCTGCTGGCCACCGAGGACCACGGCGAGATCACCGGTGACACCGTCTCCGGCACCTACGAGCAGGCCCGCGCCGACCTCGACGCGATCGAGAGGCTCGGGATCTCCTACGACGAGGTGGTCCAGCTCCTCGAGGACGAGGGCGTCGACAAGTTCGAGGCGTCCTGGAACGACCTGCTGAAGTCGACCGAGGCGGAGCTGAAGCGCCTCGCCCCCGCGGAGGGCTGA
- the tkt gene encoding transketolase: MSIKPTTTDLEWTELDQRAVDTARVLAADAVQKVGNGHPGTAMSLAPAAYTLFQKVMRHDPADADWVGRDRFVLSAGHSSLTLYTQLYLAGFGLELDDLKAFRTHGSKTPGHPEYGHTTGVETTTGPLGQGVANAVGMAMAARYERGLFDPEAAQGESPFDHFVYCIAGDGCLQEGISAEASSLAGHQKLGNLILLWDDNHISIEGDTETAVSEDTVKRYEAYGWHVQRVAPKPDGDLDPNAIYDAIQEAKKVTDKPSFIAMRSIIAWPAPNAQNTEAAHGSALGEDEVAATKRVLGFDPEKTFEVADEVIAHTRKALDRGKAARAVWEKSFQQWRDNNPERAAEYDRIAKGELPTGWEEKIPVFEAGKSVATRAASGKVLQALGAVVPELWGGSADLAGSNNTTIDKTSSFLPEGNPLPEADPYGRTVHFGIREHAMAAEMNGIALHGNTRIYGGTFLVFSDYMRNAVRLSALMHLPVTYVWTHDSIGLGEDGPTHQPVEHLASLRAIPGLNVVRPADANETAIAWREVLGRWTKEFGKGQPHGLALTRQGVPTYEPNEDAARGGYVLFEAEGGEPQVILIATGSEVHVAVEARERLQAEGVPARVVSMPCVEWFEEQDQGYRDSVLPPSVKARVAVEAGIGLTWHRFVGDAGRIVSLEHFGASADGKVLFQEYGFTAENVAAKAKESIAAAQR; the protein is encoded by the coding sequence GTGAGCATCAAGCCGACCACCACAGACCTCGAGTGGACCGAGTTGGACCAGCGGGCCGTGGACACCGCCCGCGTCCTGGCCGCCGATGCCGTACAGAAGGTCGGCAACGGCCATCCCGGTACGGCGATGAGCCTGGCGCCCGCCGCCTACACCCTCTTCCAGAAGGTGATGCGGCACGACCCGGCGGACGCGGACTGGGTCGGGCGGGACCGCTTCGTGCTGTCCGCCGGCCACTCGTCCCTGACCCTGTACACCCAGCTCTACCTGGCCGGCTTCGGCCTGGAGCTGGACGACCTGAAGGCGTTCCGCACCCACGGTTCGAAGACGCCGGGTCACCCGGAGTACGGCCACACCACGGGCGTGGAGACCACCACCGGGCCGCTGGGCCAGGGTGTCGCCAACGCCGTCGGCATGGCGATGGCCGCCCGCTACGAGCGCGGCCTGTTCGACCCGGAGGCCGCGCAGGGCGAGTCGCCGTTCGACCACTTCGTCTACTGCATCGCCGGTGACGGCTGCCTCCAGGAGGGCATCTCCGCCGAGGCGTCCTCGCTCGCCGGCCACCAGAAGCTGGGCAACCTGATCCTGCTGTGGGACGACAACCACATCTCGATCGAGGGCGACACCGAGACGGCCGTCTCCGAGGACACGGTCAAGCGGTACGAGGCGTACGGCTGGCACGTCCAGCGCGTGGCGCCGAAGCCGGACGGCGACCTGGACCCGAACGCGATCTACGACGCGATCCAGGAGGCGAAGAAGGTCACGGACAAGCCGTCCTTCATCGCCATGCGGTCCATCATCGCCTGGCCCGCCCCGAACGCGCAGAACACCGAGGCCGCGCACGGCTCGGCGCTGGGCGAGGACGAGGTGGCGGCCACCAAGCGCGTCCTCGGCTTCGACCCGGAGAAGACCTTCGAGGTCGCCGACGAGGTCATCGCGCACACCCGCAAGGCCCTGGACCGCGGCAAGGCCGCCCGCGCCGTGTGGGAGAAGTCCTTCCAGCAGTGGCGGGACAACAACCCCGAGCGCGCGGCCGAGTACGACCGCATCGCCAAGGGCGAGCTGCCCACCGGCTGGGAGGAGAAGATCCCGGTCTTCGAGGCGGGCAAGTCCGTCGCCACCCGCGCCGCGTCCGGCAAGGTCCTCCAGGCGCTCGGCGCGGTCGTCCCCGAGCTGTGGGGCGGCTCCGCCGACCTGGCCGGCTCGAACAACACGACGATCGACAAGACGTCGTCGTTCCTCCCCGAGGGCAACCCGCTGCCCGAGGCGGACCCGTACGGCCGTACGGTCCACTTCGGCATCCGCGAGCACGCGATGGCCGCGGAGATGAACGGCATCGCGCTGCACGGCAACACGCGCATCTACGGCGGCACCTTCCTGGTCTTCTCCGACTACATGCGCAACGCGGTGCGGCTGTCGGCGCTGATGCACCTGCCGGTGACGTACGTGTGGACGCACGACTCCATCGGCCTGGGCGAGGACGGCCCGACCCACCAGCCGGTCGAGCACCTGGCCTCGCTGCGCGCCATCCCGGGCCTGAACGTGGTCCGCCCGGCCGACGCCAACGAGACCGCCATCGCCTGGCGCGAGGTGCTCGGGCGCTGGACGAAGGAGTTCGGCAAGGGTCAGCCGCACGGTCTGGCCCTCACCCGCCAGGGCGTGCCGACGTACGAGCCGAACGAGGACGCGGCGCGCGGCGGCTATGTGCTGTTCGAGGCCGAGGGCGGCGAGCCCCAGGTCATCCTGATCGCCACCGGTTCCGAGGTCCACGTCGCCGTCGAGGCGCGCGAGCGGCTCCAGGCCGAGGGCGTGCCCGCGCGTGTGGTGTCGATGCCGTGCGTGGAGTGGTTCGAGGAGCAGGACCAGGGGTACCGGGACAGCGTCCTGCCCCCGTCCGTGAAGGCCCGTGTCGCGGTGGAGGCGGGTATCGGACTGACCTGGCACCGTTTCGTCGGGGACGCCGGGCGCATCGTCTCCCTGGAGCACTTCGGTGCTTCCGCCGACGGCAAGGTCCTCTTCCAGGAGTACGGCTTCACCGCCGAGAACGTCGCCGCCAAGGCGAAGGAATCGATCGCCGCAGCCCAGCGCTGA
- a CDS encoding heme o synthase: MCVTAVESRPMGGGSSHAIGAMGELGVSQKPSQRPFGARVKAFVALTKPRIIELLLITTVPVMFLAEQGVPDLRLVLLTCIGGYLSAGGANALNMYIDRDIDALMERTSRRPLVTGMVSPRECLAFGIALAVVSTLLFGLTVNWLSAWLSLGALLFYVVVYTMILKRRTSQNIVWGGIAGCMPVLIGWSSVTNSMSWAPVILFLVMFFWTPPHYWPLSMKVKDDYARVGVPMLPVIASNKVVARQIVIYSWVMVAVSLLLTPLGYTGWFYTAVALVAGGLWLWEAHALQNRAKAEVTGAKLKEMRLFHWSITYVSVLFLAIAVDPFLR, from the coding sequence GTGTGCGTGACGGCCGTCGAATCCCGTCCGATGGGTGGGGGCTCCTCCCATGCCATTGGGGCAATGGGGGAGCTCGGGGTCAGCCAGAAGCCGAGCCAGCGGCCGTTCGGGGCCCGTGTCAAGGCGTTCGTGGCGCTGACCAAGCCGCGGATCATCGAGCTGCTGCTGATCACCACCGTTCCGGTGATGTTCCTCGCCGAGCAGGGCGTGCCGGACCTGAGGCTGGTGCTGCTCACCTGTATCGGCGGCTATCTCTCCGCGGGCGGCGCCAACGCGCTGAACATGTACATCGACCGCGACATCGACGCGCTGATGGAACGCACCTCCCGGCGCCCGCTGGTCACCGGGATGGTCAGCCCACGCGAGTGCCTGGCCTTCGGCATCGCCCTCGCGGTCGTCTCGACGCTGCTGTTCGGCCTCACCGTCAACTGGCTGTCGGCCTGGCTCTCGCTCGGCGCGCTCCTGTTCTACGTCGTCGTCTACACGATGATCCTCAAGCGGCGCACCTCGCAGAACATCGTCTGGGGCGGCATCGCGGGCTGCATGCCGGTGCTGATCGGCTGGTCCTCGGTGACCAACTCGATGTCGTGGGCGCCCGTCATCCTCTTCCTCGTGATGTTCTTCTGGACGCCGCCGCACTACTGGCCGCTGTCCATGAAGGTGAAGGACGACTACGCGCGCGTGGGCGTGCCCATGCTCCCGGTCATCGCCTCCAACAAGGTCGTCGCCCGCCAGATCGTCATCTACAGCTGGGTGATGGTCGCGGTGTCGCTGCTGCTCACGCCGCTGGGCTACACCGGCTGGTTCTACACCGCGGTCGCCCTGGTGGCCGGCGGCCTGTGGCTGTGGGAGGCGCACGCGCTGCAGAACCGGGCCAAGGCCGAGGTGACCGGCGCCAAGCTCAAGGAGATGCGCCTGTTCCACTGGTCCATCACCTACGTGTCGGTGCTGTTCCTGGCGATCGCGGTCGACCCCTTCCTCCGCTGA
- a CDS encoding amidohydrolase family protein, with translation MIDTPSLVDQYCHGVLRTELGLGTFEARLAHTEGPPAPGTTLFDTQTGFAVRRWCPPLLGLEPHCPPARYLARRRELGVLEASRRLLRGSGITTYLVDTSPPGDLTGPGEMASAGDARAHEIVRLEPLAEQVADTSGTVDSFLANLAESVHAAAAQAVAFASVAGARHGLALAPEPPGPGEVRRAAGRWLAGRRVGGELSDPVLLRHLLWIAVASGRPLQLHAGLGAPGPRTDRADPVLLTDFVRATAGLGTDLVLLHGYPYQRHAAHLAGVFAHVHVDAGAALVRTGARAAAVLAETLELAPFGKILFSSGAQALPELHVVGARLFREALGRVLGTWVAEGAWSAGDAERVAGMIAAGNAHRVYGLD, from the coding sequence ATGATCGACACGCCGTCCCTCGTGGACCAGTACTGCCACGGCGTACTGAGAACCGAGCTCGGCCTCGGCACCTTCGAGGCCCGGCTGGCGCACACCGAGGGACCGCCGGCGCCCGGCACCACCCTCTTCGACACCCAGACCGGGTTCGCGGTGCGGCGCTGGTGCCCGCCGCTGCTCGGCCTGGAGCCGCACTGCCCGCCGGCCCGCTATCTGGCCCGGCGCCGGGAGCTCGGTGTCCTGGAGGCGAGCCGCCGGCTGCTGCGCGGCAGCGGCATCACGACGTATCTGGTCGACACCTCACCGCCCGGCGACCTCACCGGCCCCGGCGAGATGGCCTCGGCCGGGGACGCCCGGGCCCATGAGATCGTCCGCCTGGAACCGCTGGCCGAGCAGGTCGCCGACACCTCCGGGACGGTCGACTCCTTCCTCGCCAACCTCGCCGAGTCCGTGCACGCGGCCGCCGCGCAGGCCGTGGCCTTCGCCTCCGTGGCGGGTGCACGGCACGGCCTGGCGCTCGCGCCGGAGCCGCCGGGGCCGGGGGAGGTGCGCCGGGCCGCCGGGCGCTGGCTGGCCGGGCGGCGGGTCGGCGGGGAGCTGAGCGACCCGGTGCTGCTGCGGCACCTGCTGTGGATCGCGGTCGCCTCCGGCCGCCCCCTCCAACTGCACGCGGGGCTCGGCGCGCCGGGCCCGCGCACCGACCGCGCCGACCCGGTCCTGCTGACGGACTTCGTGCGGGCCACGGCCGGTCTCGGCACCGATCTGGTCCTGCTGCACGGCTATCCGTACCAGCGCCACGCCGCCCATCTCGCGGGCGTCTTCGCGCACGTCCACGTCGACGCGGGCGCCGCCCTGGTCCGCACCGGCGCCCGCGCGGCCGCCGTCCTCGCGGAGACCCTGGAACTGGCCCCCTTCGGAAAGATCCTCTTCTCCAGCGGCGCCCAGGCACTGCCCGAGCTGCACGTGGTGGGGGCCCGCCTGTTCCGCGAGGCCCTGGGGCGGGTGCTCGGCACCTGGGTGGCCGAGGGGGCCTGGTCGGCGGGGGACGCCGAGCGGGTCGCGGGGATGATCGCGGCCGGGAACGCCCACCGGGTGTACGGGCTGGACTGA
- a CDS encoding COX15/CtaA family protein — protein sequence MVRVPNVTRADAAAAVRNPLAFIAARWTPAPRTVQRAALSALLMSVIIVVTGGAVRLTGSGLGCPTWPKCTDDSLTATSEMGVHGAIEFGNRMLTYVLCAAVGWAIIAARSQKPYRRGLTRLGWAQFWIVMGNAVLGGIVVLVGLNPYTVAAHFLLSSALIAVATVMWQRTREGDAAPRPLVGKSVRQLVWFLVGASALLIAVGTVVTGAGPHAGDSSEVERMPVDWETVTKLHAVLAWIVVTLTFALWFVLKAVDAPRAPLGRTRELFLVLLAQGVIGYVQYFTDLPEVLVGLHMLGSAVTWIAVLRVLLSLRERPETTAGAPAPTAAQAYEATSVSMAGPR from the coding sequence ATGGTGCGCGTGCCAAACGTGACCCGTGCCGACGCCGCAGCCGCCGTGCGCAATCCGCTCGCCTTCATCGCCGCGCGCTGGACCCCCGCCCCCCGGACGGTCCAGCGGGCGGCCCTCTCCGCGCTCCTCATGTCGGTGATCATCGTGGTCACCGGCGGCGCCGTGCGGCTGACCGGCTCGGGCCTGGGCTGCCCGACCTGGCCCAAGTGCACCGACGACTCGCTCACCGCCACCAGCGAGATGGGCGTCCACGGCGCCATCGAGTTCGGCAACCGCATGCTGACGTACGTGCTGTGCGCCGCGGTCGGCTGGGCGATCATCGCCGCGCGCTCGCAGAAGCCGTACCGGCGCGGCCTGACCCGGCTGGGCTGGGCGCAGTTCTGGATCGTGATGGGCAACGCGGTCCTCGGCGGCATCGTCGTCCTCGTGGGCCTCAACCCGTACACGGTGGCCGCCCACTTCCTGCTCTCCTCCGCCCTGATCGCGGTGGCGACCGTGATGTGGCAGCGCACGCGGGAGGGCGACGCGGCACCGCGTCCCCTGGTCGGGAAGTCGGTGCGGCAACTGGTGTGGTTCCTGGTCGGCGCCTCGGCGCTGCTGATCGCGGTCGGCACGGTGGTGACCGGCGCCGGTCCCCACGCGGGCGACTCCAGCGAGGTCGAGCGGATGCCGGTCGACTGGGAGACGGTCACCAAGCTGCACGCCGTGCTGGCGTGGATCGTGGTGACCCTGACCTTCGCGCTGTGGTTCGTGCTGAAGGCGGTCGACGCGCCGCGGGCCCCGCTGGGCCGCACCCGCGAGCTGTTCCTGGTGCTGCTCGCCCAGGGCGTCATCGGTTACGTCCAGTACTTCACCGATCTGCCGGAGGTGCTGGTCGGCCTGCACATGCTCGGCTCGGCGGTGACCTGGATCGCGGTGCTGCGGGTGCTGCTGTCGCTGCGTGAGCGGCCGGAGACGACGGCCGGCGCCCCGGCCCCGACGGCGGCTCAGGCGTACGAGGCCACCAGTGTGTCGATGGCGGGCCCCAGGTAG
- a CDS encoding ABC transporter permease has translation MIAAQAALETRMLLRNGEQLLLTVVIPTLLLVLFSSVDIVDTGEGEAVDFLAPGVLALAVMSTAFTGQAIATGFERRYGVLKRLAASPLPRWGLMTAKTVSVLVTEVLQVALLTVIAFALGWSPHGNPLVVLLLLLLGTAAFSGLGLLMAGTLKAEATLAAANLVFLLLLVGGGVIVPLDKFPDAARDVLGLLPISALSDGLRDVLRHGAGMPWGDLGILAVWSVVGLAAAGKLFRWE, from the coding sequence ATGATCGCGGCGCAGGCCGCGCTGGAGACGAGGATGCTGCTGCGCAACGGCGAGCAGCTCCTGCTGACGGTGGTCATCCCCACCCTGCTGCTCGTCCTGTTCAGCTCGGTCGACATCGTGGACACCGGCGAGGGCGAGGCCGTCGACTTCCTCGCCCCCGGCGTCCTTGCCCTCGCCGTGATGTCGACGGCGTTCACCGGGCAGGCCATCGCGACCGGCTTCGAGCGCCGGTACGGGGTCCTGAAGCGGCTGGCCGCCTCGCCCCTGCCGCGCTGGGGCCTGATGACCGCGAAGACGGTGTCCGTGCTGGTCACCGAGGTGCTCCAGGTGGCGCTGCTCACGGTGATCGCCTTCGCGCTGGGCTGGTCGCCGCACGGCAACCCCCTCGTCGTCCTCCTGCTCCTGCTCCTGGGCACGGCGGCCTTCTCCGGCCTGGGGCTGCTCATGGCCGGCACCCTCAAGGCCGAGGCGACGCTGGCCGCCGCCAATCTGGTCTTCCTGCTGCTGCTCGTCGGCGGCGGGGTGATCGTCCCCCTCGACAAGTTCCCGGACGCGGCCCGGGACGTGCTCGGCCTGCTGCCCATCTCCGCGCTCTCCGACGGGCTGCGGGACGTGCTCCGGCACGGGGCCGGGATGCCGTGGGGCGACCTGGGGATCCTCGCCGTCTGGTCGGTCGTGGGGCTGGCGGCGGCCGGGAAGCTCTTCCGCTGGGAGTAG
- a CDS encoding ABC transporter ATP-binding protein has protein sequence MRSEPVVQVQALVKRYGTKTAVDGLDLVARAGVTAVLGPNGAGKTTTVETCEGYRKPDSGTVRVLGLDPVRQAGELRPRIGVMLQSGGVYSGARAEEMLRHVAKLHAHPLDVDALVERLGLGSCGRTAYRRLSGGQQQRLALAMAVVGRPELVFLDEPTAGLDPQARRATWDLVRDLRADGVSVILTTHFMDEAEQLADDVAIIDAGRVVAQGSPEELCRGGAENTLRFTGRPGLDLASLLKALPADAAVAELTPGSYRVVGKVGPQLLATVTSWCAQHGVMPDRISVERHTLEDVFLELTGKELRS, from the coding sequence ATGCGAAGCGAGCCCGTCGTCCAGGTCCAGGCCCTGGTGAAGCGGTACGGCACGAAGACCGCGGTGGACGGCCTCGACCTGGTGGCCCGGGCGGGTGTCACCGCCGTACTCGGCCCCAACGGGGCGGGCAAGACGACCACGGTCGAGACCTGCGAGGGATACCGGAAGCCGGATTCCGGCACGGTCCGGGTCCTGGGCCTCGACCCCGTCCGGCAGGCCGGTGAGCTGCGGCCCCGCATCGGCGTGATGCTCCAGTCCGGCGGTGTCTACTCCGGCGCCCGCGCCGAGGAGATGCTCCGCCATGTCGCGAAGCTGCACGCCCACCCGCTGGACGTGGACGCCCTCGTCGAGCGCCTCGGGCTCGGGTCCTGCGGCCGGACCGCCTACCGCCGCCTGTCCGGCGGCCAGCAGCAGCGCCTGGCGCTGGCGATGGCCGTCGTCGGGCGTCCGGAGCTGGTCTTCCTGGACGAGCCGACGGCCGGTCTGGACCCCCAGGCCCGTCGCGCCACCTGGGACCTGGTGCGGGACCTGCGCGCCGACGGCGTCTCCGTGATCCTCACCACCCACTTCATGGACGAGGCCGAGCAGCTCGCCGACGACGTCGCCATCATCGACGCCGGCCGGGTCGTCGCCCAGGGCTCCCCGGAGGAGTTGTGCCGCGGCGGCGCCGAGAACACGCTCCGCTTCACCGGCCGCCCGGGGCTCGACCTGGCGTCCCTCCTCAAGGCGCTCCCCGCCGACGCGGCGGTGGCCGAGCTGACCCCGGGCTCCTACCGGGTCGTCGGCAAGGTCGGCCCGCAGCTGCTCGCCACGGTGACGTCCTGGTGCGCCCAGCACGGGGTGATGCCGGACCGCATCTCGGTGGAGCGGCACACCCTGGAAGACGTGTTTCTGGAGCTCACCGGCAAGGAGCTGCGTTCGTGA
- a CDS encoding helix-turn-helix transcriptional regulator, producing MKNVGEARETPVGAPQEEFATGERSTRNRVARSILDHGPSTVAELAERLGLTQAAVRRHLDALVTDGVVEARDRPVYGTRTRGRPAKAFALTDCGRDAFDQSYDQLAVDALRWIAQREGGEQAVAAFARARIAARAGAYRRAVAEAAPEERTEALAKALSADGYAATARSAPVGEQLCQHHCPVAHVAEQFPQLCEAETEFFAELLGTHVQRLATIAHGDGVCTTFIPKGAATAGAAKAAGAAKPPKTPKTPKTTHHASASTAGRNPA from the coding sequence GTGAAAAACGTTGGCGAGGCTCGGGAGACCCCCGTGGGGGCCCCTCAGGAGGAGTTCGCGACCGGTGAGCGCTCGACGCGCAACCGGGTCGCGCGGTCCATCCTGGACCACGGCCCGTCGACCGTCGCCGAGCTCGCCGAGCGGCTGGGGCTCACCCAGGCGGCCGTGCGCCGGCATCTCGACGCGCTGGTCACCGACGGTGTCGTCGAAGCCCGCGACCGCCCGGTCTACGGCACGCGGACCCGCGGCCGGCCCGCCAAGGCGTTCGCGCTGACGGACTGCGGCCGGGACGCCTTCGACCAGTCCTACGACCAGCTCGCCGTGGACGCGCTGCGCTGGATCGCCCAGCGGGAGGGCGGGGAGCAGGCGGTCGCCGCCTTCGCCCGGGCCCGGATCGCCGCGCGGGCCGGCGCGTACCGCAGGGCCGTCGCCGAGGCGGCCCCGGAAGAGCGGACGGAAGCGCTGGCCAAGGCCCTCAGCGCGGACGGGTACGCTGCAACCGCGCGCAGCGCACCGGTCGGCGAACAGCTCTGCCAGCACCACTGCCCGGTCGCCCACGTCGCCGAACAGTTTCCGCAGCTGTGCGAGGCCGAGACGGAATTTTTCGCCGAGCTGCTCGGTACACATGTGCAGCGGCTGGCGACCATCGCCCACGGCGACGGCGTCTGCACCACCTTCATCCCGAAGGGTGCGGCGACGGCCGGGGCCGCCAAGGCTGCCGGAGCCGCGAAGCCTCCGAAGACCCCGAAGACTCCGAAGACCACTCATCACGCATCTGCAAGCACGGCCGGGAGGAACCCCGCATGA